The following proteins are co-located in the Bacteroides sp. AN502(2024) genome:
- a CDS encoding ComF family protein, whose protein sequence is MRHTLLVKDWLSSFLSLLFPRCCVVCGRPLAKGEECICTVCNIKLPRTNYHLRKNNPVERLFWGQIPLERATSFFFYEKGSDFRLILHRLKYGGQKEIGAIMGRYMAAELLSSHFFQGIDVIIPIPLHKKKLQIRGYNQSEWIARGITAVTGIPIDTESILRKKNTETQTHKSILERRDNVEGIFELQRPGALVGKHILIVDDVLTTGSTTLACASCLVNVEGIRISILTLATVE, encoded by the coding sequence ATGAGACACACACTTCTTGTAAAAGACTGGCTTAGTTCTTTTTTATCTTTACTGTTTCCCCGTTGCTGTGTTGTTTGCGGCCGACCGTTAGCAAAGGGAGAGGAATGTATTTGTACGGTATGCAATATCAAACTACCTCGTACGAACTATCATCTTCGAAAAAATAATCCGGTGGAACGGCTTTTCTGGGGACAAATTCCTTTGGAACGGGCTACTTCCTTTTTCTTTTATGAGAAAGGAAGTGACTTTCGGCTGATTCTTCATCGTTTGAAATATGGTGGACAGAAGGAAATCGGTGCAATTATGGGGCGGTATATGGCAGCAGAACTTTTATCTTCCCACTTTTTTCAAGGAATTGATGTCATAATCCCTATACCGCTTCACAAGAAAAAACTGCAAATTCGCGGTTATAATCAGAGCGAATGGATTGCCCGTGGAATCACTGCTGTAACAGGAATCCCCATAGATACAGAATCCATATTGCGTAAGAAAAATACGGAAACACAAACACACAAATCCATACTTGAACGTCGGGATAATGTGGAAGGTATCTTTGAACTTCAACGTCCCGGAGCACTTGTAGGGAAACACATACTGATCGTTGACGATGTATTGACCACCGGTTCTACTACGCTGGCATGTGCTTCTTGTCTGGTGAATGTGGAGGGAATACGGATTAGTATATTGACGTTGGCGACAGTGGAATAA